The Rhizobium sp. CCGE531 genomic sequence CTCAAGCTGTCCGACCAGATCGTCAAGGATGGCGGCACGCCCTGGTGCATCGGTCTCGGTTCGGGCGGTGCGACCGGCTGGCCGGCGACCGACTGGGTCGAAGACCTGATGCTGCGCATGAACGCGCCGCAGGACTATGATCATTGGGTCGATAACTCGCTGAAGTTCAACGATCCGAAGGTCGTCTCGGTCGTCGAGGAATTCGGCAAGTTCGCCAAGAACGCGAAATATGTCGCCGGCGGCGTGGCCGCCGTGGCTTCGACCGACTTCCGCGACAGCCCGAAGGGCCTCTTCACGGTTCCGCCGAAGTGCTACATGCACAAGCAGGCATCCTTCATCCCGTCCTTCTTCCCGGAAGGCACCAAGCTCGGCCAGGATGCGGACTTCTTCTACTTCCCGCCCTTCGCCGCGCATCCGGAACTCGGCAAGCCGGTTCTCGGCGCAGGCACGCTGGCAGCCGTTACCAAGGATTCGAAGGCTGCGCGCGCTTTCATCCAGTTCCTGCAGACGCCGATCGCCCAGGAGGTCTGGATGGCGCAGTCCGGCTTCCTGACGCCGTACAAGGCCGTCAATACCGCGGCTTACGCCAACGACACCCTGCGCAAGGAAGGCGAGACCCTGACTTCGGCGACCACCTTCCGCTTTGACGGTTCCGACCTGATGCCGGGCAAGATCGGCGCGGGCTCGTTCTGGACCGGTATGGTGGACTTTGTCGGCGGCAAGTCTGCCCAGGACGTTGCCGACGGTGTTCAGAAGTCCTGGGACGCCATCAAGTAAGACATCATAGTCCAGCGCCGCCGGTCAAAGCCGGCGGCGCCAAACAACATATAACGGCGCGCCCCTATGCGCGGCCGATGCCGGACTGATGGACTTAAAGCAGGTAAATTCGGGGAGGGAATGGATGTTTTCGCAGATCGTATCGGCGATTGGCGCCATGATATTCGGCGTTGCCATTTGCGCCGCTTATTTCTGGTTCTCCAACAAGCTCTTGGACTTGATCTTCCCGGCAAGGGAAGGAGATGACGTCCATCGGGCGGCCGTCAACCTTCGACGCCGCGGTCTCATCCGCCCCTGGCTGTTCCTGGGGCCGGCGCTGTTCCTGTTGGTCGTCTATCTCGTCTATCCCGTCGTGGCGACGTTCATCCTGTCCTTCTATGGACCGGACGGCAGCAAATTCGTCGGCGGCGCCAACTATCTCTGGGCGCTCAACGACACCGAATTCCGCCAATCGATCTTCAACAACATCCTCTGGCTTGCCGTCGTGCCGGCCGCCTGCACCTTCTTCGGCCTTGTCATCGCCGTCATGACCGACCGCATCTGGTGGGGCAATATCGCCAAGGCGGTCATCTTCATGCCGATGGCGATCTCCTTTGTCGGCGCCTCGGTCATCTGGAAGTTCATTTACGAATATCGTGGCGGCACCGACACGCAGATCGGCCTCCTGAATGCGATCGTCAAGCTTTTCGGCGGCACGCCGGAGGTCTGGATCACCATTCCGTTCTGGAACAACTTCTTCCTGATGGTGATGCTGATCTGGATCCAGACCGGCTTTGCCATGGTCATCCTCTCGGCGGCCCTGCGCGGCATTCCGGAAGAAACCATCGAAGCCGCCGTCATCGATGGCGCCAATGGCTGGCAGATCTTCTGGAAGATCATGGTGCCGCAGGTATGGGGCACGATCGCCACGGTCTGGACCACCATCACCATCCTCGTCCTCAAGGTTTTCGATATCGTGCTCACCATGACCAACGGTCAGTGGAACACGATGGTCCTTGCAAACCTGATGTTCAACTGGTTGTTCCGCGGCGGCGGCGATTCCGGCCGAAGTGCCGTCATAGCGCTCGTCATCATGGTCGCGGTGACGCCGATCATGATCTGGAACATCCGTCGTGCAAACGCAGAAACGAAGGGGCGCTGACATGATTGGAAATCTCGGTCGTATCGGTCCCGCCCGCATCTTCGTTCATGCCGCGGTGCTGCTCATCGTCCTCCTCTGGCTGCTGCCGACGCTCGGCATCTTCGTCACTGCGCTGCGCGACAGGGATCAGATCGTCGCTTCCGGCTGGTGGACGGCGTTTGCCGGTTCCTCGCGCACCACGGCCGCCCGTCTCGACGGGCCGGACAAGGCAAAGCCCGATGGCGCGAATTTCGTGATATCAGGCGCGCTTACTGTTGAAGGCGGCGGCAAGATCCAGTCCTTCGGTCTGCGCGTGCAGGAGCCGGCGGCCTACAAGGCCGGCTCGCCTGCGCAACTGGAGAACGGCGAGACCCTCACCATCAACGCCGACGGCAGCTACCGCTATCAGAAGAGCGGCGCGTTTGAAGCCGATGCGCGCGCCAAGCGGGTCTATTTGACCGTCGCCACGCCGCCGCAATTCACCCTCGACAACTACCGCGGCGTGCTCGGCGGCGAGGGCATCGGCCAGTCCTTCATCAACTCGCTGACGGTGACGATCCCGGCGACGGTCATTCCGATCCTGATCGCCGCCTTTGCGGCCTATGCGCTGGCCTGGATGGAGTTTCCCGGACGCGCGATCCTGATCGCGCTCGTCGTGGGCCTGATCGTCGTGCCGCTGCAGATGTCACTGATCCCGCTCCTGCGTATCTATAACGAGATCGGCCAGATCTTCGGCGTACCGTCGAAGACCTATCCGGGCATCTGGATGGCGCATACGGCCTTCGGCCTGCCGCTCGCCATCTATCTGCTGCGCAATTATATTTCCGGCCTACCCAAGGAGATCATCGAATCCGCCCGCGTCGACGGCGCCAGCGATTTCGATATCTTCGTCAAGATCATCCTGCCGCTGTCGTTCCCGGCGCTTGCCTCCTTCGCGATCTTCCAGTTCCTCTGGGTATGGAACGACCTCTTGATCGCCATGGTGTTCCTCGGCACCGATAAGGACCACCTGGTCCTGACAGCCGCTCTCAACGCGCTGCTCGGCTCGCGCGGCGGCAATTGGGAGATTCTGACGGCATCGGCCTTTGTCACCATCATTATTCCGCTCCTCGTCTTCTTCGGTCTGCAGCGCTATCTCGTGCGCGGTCTGCTTGCCGGGTCGGTGAAGGGGGGCTGATACAAAAACACATACTCACACAGGACCCATTCAGCATGAGCATTGCTCTTCAATCGGCTTCGGAAGTTGACAAGGACTGGTGGCGCGGCGCGGTGATCTATCAGATCTATCCGCGCTCCTATCAGGACTCCAACGGCGACGGCATCGGCGACCTCAAGGGTATCGCCGTCCGTCTGCCGCATGTCGCAGCACTCGGTGTCGACGCGATCTGGATTTCGCCGTTCTTCACCTCGCCGATGCGTGATTTCGGCTACGACGTCTCCAATTACGAAGACGTCGACCCGATCTTCGGCTCGCTGGCCGATTTCGATGCGATGATGACGGAAGCCCATCGCCTCGGCATCAAGGTGATGATCGATCTGGTGCTGTCACATAGCTCGGATCGTCATCCTTGGTTCGTCGAAAGCCGTTCGGGCAAGAACAATCCCAAGGCTGACTGGTACGTCTGGGCCGACGCCAAGCCGGATGGCACGCCGCCCAGCAACTGGCTGTCGATCTTCGGCGGCTCGGCCTGGGCGTGGGATCCGACCCGCATGCAATATTACCTGCACAATTTCCTGACCTCGCAGCCGGATATGAACCTGCACAATCCCGAAGTGCAGGAGCGCTTGCTTGATGTCGTGCGTTTCTGGCTCGACCGCGGTGTCGATGGCTTCCGCCTCGATACGATCAACTTCTACTTCCACGACAAGGAACTGCGCGACAATCCGGCGCTGGAGCCCGCGCGCCGCAACGCCTCCACCGCGCCGGCGGTCAATCCCTATAATTTTCAGGAGCATCTCTACGACAAGAACCGTCCCGAGAACCTGGAATTCCTGAAGCGTTTCCGTGCCGTGCTCGACGAATATCCGGCCATCGCCGCCGTCGGCGAAGTCGGCGACAGCCAGCGCGGCCTTGAGATCGTCGGAGAGTACACCTCCGGCGGCGACAAGATGCATATGTGCTACGCCTTCGAATTCCTGTCGCCGGACGCGCTGTCGCCAGATCGCGTCGAGGAGGTCATGAAGGATTTTGCAGCGGCCGCTCCCGAGGGTTGGGCCTGCTGGGCGTTCTCCAATCATGACGTCGTGCGCCATATCAGCCGCTGGGGCAATCTGGTCGCCGATCGCGATGCCTTCGCCAAGCTTTATGCGGCGCTGCTGCTGACCCTGCGCGGTTCCGTCTGCCTCTATCAGGGCGAGGAACTGGCGCTCACGGAAGCCGATCTCGCCTATCAGGACCTGCAGGATCCTTACGGCATTCAATTCTGGCCGGAGTTCAAGGGCCGCGATGGCTGCCGCACGCCCATGGTCTGGGACAGCCAGGTTACGCAGGGCGGCTTTTCCACCGTCAAGCCCTGGCTGCCGGTGCCGGTCGAGCACATCCTGCGCGCCGTCAGCGTCCAGCAGGGCGATGAGACTTCGGTGCTGGAACAGTACCGCCGCTTCCTCGCCTTCCGCAAACAGCATCCGGCCTTCGCCAAGGGCGAGATCGCGTTCTGGGAGCCGCAGGGCGACGTGCTCGTCTACAGCCGCACTTATGCCGGCGAGACCATTCTTTGCGCCTTCAACATGAGCCCTGTCGAAGCGATGGTGGCTCTGCCTGACGGGAACTGGCAGGTGTTGACGGGACACGGCTTCACCAGCAACAACTACGGCAACAAGATCGATATTCCGGCCTGGAGCGCTTATTTCGCGCGTCTTGCCTGACCTTT encodes the following:
- a CDS encoding ABC transporter substrate-binding protein, whose protein sequence is MKKMFLMTVAAAALVAGTAMAADLKFQPGQDSKFNWKSYDDFKTAHADLKGETLTIFGPWRGEDEALFTSVLNYFTEATGVNAKYSSSENYEQQIVIDTQAGSPPNVAILPQPGLLANLASKGYLTPLGDDLASWVKTNYGAGDSWVGYGTYKGKDGKDAFYAFPYKADLKSLVWYVPENFEEAGYKVPTTMEDLLKLSDQIVKDGGTPWCIGLGSGGATGWPATDWVEDLMLRMNAPQDYDHWVDNSLKFNDPKVVSVVEEFGKFAKNAKYVAGGVAAVASTDFRDSPKGLFTVPPKCYMHKQASFIPSFFPEGTKLGQDADFFYFPPFAAHPELGKPVLGAGTLAAVTKDSKAARAFIQFLQTPIAQEVWMAQSGFLTPYKAVNTAAYANDTLRKEGETLTSATTFRFDGSDLMPGKIGAGSFWTGMVDFVGGKSAQDVADGVQKSWDAIK
- a CDS encoding sugar ABC transporter permease → MFSQIVSAIGAMIFGVAICAAYFWFSNKLLDLIFPAREGDDVHRAAVNLRRRGLIRPWLFLGPALFLLVVYLVYPVVATFILSFYGPDGSKFVGGANYLWALNDTEFRQSIFNNILWLAVVPAACTFFGLVIAVMTDRIWWGNIAKAVIFMPMAISFVGASVIWKFIYEYRGGTDTQIGLLNAIVKLFGGTPEVWITIPFWNNFFLMVMLIWIQTGFAMVILSAALRGIPEETIEAAVIDGANGWQIFWKIMVPQVWGTIATVWTTITILVLKVFDIVLTMTNGQWNTMVLANLMFNWLFRGGGDSGRSAVIALVIMVAVTPIMIWNIRRANAETKGR
- a CDS encoding carbohydrate ABC transporter permease, which translates into the protein MIGNLGRIGPARIFVHAAVLLIVLLWLLPTLGIFVTALRDRDQIVASGWWTAFAGSSRTTAARLDGPDKAKPDGANFVISGALTVEGGGKIQSFGLRVQEPAAYKAGSPAQLENGETLTINADGSYRYQKSGAFEADARAKRVYLTVATPPQFTLDNYRGVLGGEGIGQSFINSLTVTIPATVIPILIAAFAAYALAWMEFPGRAILIALVVGLIVVPLQMSLIPLLRIYNEIGQIFGVPSKTYPGIWMAHTAFGLPLAIYLLRNYISGLPKEIIESARVDGASDFDIFVKIILPLSFPALASFAIFQFLWVWNDLLIAMVFLGTDKDHLVLTAALNALLGSRGGNWEILTASAFVTIIIPLLVFFGLQRYLVRGLLAGSVKGG
- a CDS encoding alpha-glucosidase; its protein translation is MSIALQSASEVDKDWWRGAVIYQIYPRSYQDSNGDGIGDLKGIAVRLPHVAALGVDAIWISPFFTSPMRDFGYDVSNYEDVDPIFGSLADFDAMMTEAHRLGIKVMIDLVLSHSSDRHPWFVESRSGKNNPKADWYVWADAKPDGTPPSNWLSIFGGSAWAWDPTRMQYYLHNFLTSQPDMNLHNPEVQERLLDVVRFWLDRGVDGFRLDTINFYFHDKELRDNPALEPARRNASTAPAVNPYNFQEHLYDKNRPENLEFLKRFRAVLDEYPAIAAVGEVGDSQRGLEIVGEYTSGGDKMHMCYAFEFLSPDALSPDRVEEVMKDFAAAAPEGWACWAFSNHDVVRHISRWGNLVADRDAFAKLYAALLLTLRGSVCLYQGEELALTEADLAYQDLQDPYGIQFWPEFKGRDGCRTPMVWDSQVTQGGFSTVKPWLPVPVEHILRAVSVQQGDETSVLEQYRRFLAFRKQHPAFAKGEIAFWEPQGDVLVYSRTYAGETILCAFNMSPVEAMVALPDGNWQVLTGHGFTSNNYGNKIDIPAWSAYFARLA